The Polyodon spathula isolate WHYD16114869_AA chromosome 23, ASM1765450v1, whole genome shotgun sequence genome has a window encoding:
- the LOC121297756 gene encoding sentan-like translates to MPKTLPISKQLASVKAFGKASDLEMATATAALVFYNSAGPDGKLSKAGAKDLLLTQFQIFTRGQETKPKYKEIFADLDEEKENKIDLEDFMVLIISLTIMSDVIQDIRKTQTSK, encoded by the exons ATGCCTAAGAC CTTACCAATTTCCAAGCAGCTTGCTTCTGTCAAAG cttttggaAAAGCCTCAGATCTAGAAATGGCGACTGCAACAGCAGCACTGGTATTTTATAACTCAGCTGGACCAGATGGCAAACTGAGCAAAGCAGGAGCTAAAGATTTATTATTGACACAATTTCAGATTTTCACAAGG GGACAAGAGACGAAACCAAAATACAAAGAAATCTTCGCTGACCTTGATGAAGAGAAAGAGAATAAAATTGATCTAGAAGACTTCATGGTCTTGATAATAAGCCTGACAATCATGTCAGATGTTATACAAGATATTCGAAAAACACAAACCTCCAAGTAA
- the LOC121297662 gene encoding uncharacterized protein LOC121297662 has translation MANVDLAVYNLLETFYKHSGKEGVTLTLNQKTLTNLLQQELPSIVQDATLASTDTNRDGEVDFEEFITFRNENTTTKWDRYIRDLLTGKRWPNLFQPKNKLSNESDSECSSIRESKQDGFGRKVKKTLGKLLFLSHHQPHEKLKKCQDNTFNRPTTTKHAGIIGKKSFLPKSFKELPSPKLFTKMKPMVDENDYLNKYNTVKKDTRGTKTTDPKQFYKIEENEICTSFKAHPHPTGLILHKYIAHF, from the exons ATGGCTAATGTTGATCTGGCTGTCTACAACCTTCTTGAAACATTTTACAAGCATTCTGGCAAAGAAGGGGTCACCCTTACGCTGAACCAGAAAACGCTCACAAACTTACTTCAGCAAGAGCTGCCTTCTATTGTACAG GATGCCACTCTGGCCTCCACAGACACAAACAGAGATGGAGAAGTTGATTTTGAAGAGTTTATAACTTTCCGAAATGAAAATACTACCACCAAGTGGGACAGATACATCCGAGATTTGTTAACAGGAAAAAG atggCCAAATCTTTTCCAGCCTAAGAATAAACTGTCCAATGAAAGTGACTCTGAATGCAGTTCAATCCGGGAGAGTAAGCAAGATGGATTTGGAAGGAAAGTGAAGAAAACTTTAGGAAAACTACTGTTTCTCAGTCATCATCAACCCCATGAAAAATTGAAGAAATGTCAAGATAACACATTCAACAGGCCAACTACAACAAAACACGCTGGTATTATTGGAAAAAAGAGTTTCCTTCCAAAGAGCTTTAAGGAACTACCATCTCCAAAACTGTTCACAAAAATGAAGCCGATGGTTGATGAGAACGATTATTTGAATAAATATAACACTGTTAAAAAGGATACCAGAGGGACAAAGACAACGGATCCCAAGCAGTTTTACAAGATAGAAGAGAATGAAATATGCACGTCATTTAAAGCCCATCCACACCCAACTGGTTTGATTTTACACAAATATATTGCTCATTTTTAA